The following nucleotide sequence is from Neochlamydia sp. AcF84.
TTGAATTAATGGCTCATAACCTTCCTGTAGGATTAGGAGATCCTATGTATGAGAAGCTGGAAGCTAGTTTGGCTAAGGCGATGATGACTCTGCCTGCTACCAAGGGTTTTGAAATTGGCGCTGGCTTTCAAGCAGCAAAGATGCCAGGCTCTATGCATAATGATTCCTTTCAGCAGCAACAAGGAAAGATTACCACTGTTACTAATCATGCCGGTGGAACATTGGGAGGTATTTCTACTGGGATGCCTTTGATAGCACGCGTGGTATTTAAGCCTCCTTCAAGTGTGATGAAAGCGATGGAAACCGTTAATAGACAAGGCGAGGCAGCCACATTTAAGCTGCCCGCAGGCTCGCGTCACGATCCTTGCGTTGCTATTCGGGCTGTGCCTGTGGTTGAAGCTATGGCAGCGCTTGTATTAGCGGACGCTCTGCTTATGAATCGTTTATCGAGGTTATAGTGATTTGTGTAGTCATTTTAGGGCCGACTATGGAAGAAGCACGCTTGCAAATTCAGCAAGCCAGCTCGTATGCTGACTTAATTGAACTGCGCTTAGATTATTTTATTCATCGTGAGCTTACTACTCTTAAGAGTTTATTAAAGGAATTTCCTTTACCTATGATTTTCACTCTGCGCTCTAAATTGCAGGGAGGTCATTATCCTTACGATGAAAAAACTCGCTTACAAGAAATTAAATGTTTGGCTGCTTGTAAGCCCGCCTACTTAGATATTGAGGCCGATGTGCCTCAAGCTTTTATAAAGCAAATAAGCCATGACCAGCCGGGCATTAAATTGATTATTTCCCGCCACTATTTTAAGGATACTTCTATAAATCTGAAAGATGGGTTGAATAAATTGCCTCCTATAAAAAATGGAATCTACAAAATTGCGAGGTATTCCTTTAGCACTGTGAATACCCTAAAGCAGATGCAAGAGGCTAAAAATCAGCAAGACATTATTTCCATTAGCATGGGAGAAGCAGGAGAAATAAGCCGAATTTTAGCTCCAGTTGTAGGCAGCCAAATAACGTATGCTAGCTTGGATGAGAAGTGTAAGGTAGCACCAGGCCAGCTACCTGCCCAGCAGCTAAGGGAAGTCTATGGCTATAAAGCTTTAAACCCGCATACGGCGCTATACGGGCTAATTGGAGATCCTGTAGCAGCTAGCATCAGCCATCTCACTCATAATGCGCTTATGCACGCTCTTAATTTAAATGCTGTTTATGTAAAAATGCGCGTAAAACCCCAAGAGCTTAAAGTTTGTTTGAATTTAATGAAAAATTTAGGGTTTCAAGGATTAAGTGTCACCATGCCGCTTAAAAGAGAAATTATAGATTTTTTAGATCAGGTGGATGAGGAGGCTTTAGCGATTGGAGCTGTAAATACTTTATTATTAAAGAACGGACAGTGGATAGGCTATAATACGGATGGTAAAGGCGCCTTAGAAAGTATAGAAACCTGGGGAACCGTCAAAAATAAGAAAATTATTCTATTGGGAGCTGGGGGTGCTGCACGCGCGATTGCTTTTGAAGCCCAGCGCAAAGGAGCGGCACTCATCATTTTAAACCGTACTATCCAAAAAGCTGAGCAGCTAGCTGATGATTTTGGTGGCCAAGCGGGAAGCTTGGAAATGATGCAAGCCTATTTTCAAGCGGGTTATGACATCTTAATTAACTGCACCTCGCACGCCTTTTCGATGGCTTCGAGCCATCTTAAAAAAGAAGCGCTTGTTATGGATATTACCTCCAATCCTAAAGATACTGACTTTTTAAAAAATGCCCTCAAGAAAGGTTGTCGCATTGTATATGGATATCAAATGTTTATTAAGCAAGCTCTAAAGCAGTTTAAACTTTGGTTTCCTGAAAAAATTGATGAAAAAGTTGCTTTAGAAATTTTAGAAAAGAAGGCTTTAGAAGCTTTGCTTGTAAATTAAATTGTTTAAAACCTGATTTGCATGATTGCCGATTCCTCTTTATTTTTGATCTAACCCATCTGATTAATTTCCTGTGTAATTTCTTGATGTATTGCCTAGTCTTTGCTATCATGCTACCTGCTGGGTAAAAAGAACATTTTAATTAAGATAAGGCTTGTTGATGACAGATTCCTTAGAGTTTATAGGTATATCCAAAGAATTTGGTAATGTAAAAGCCCTTCAAGATGTTACTTTTTCGATCAAGAAAGGAGAATTTTTCTCTCTCTTAGGTCCAAGCGGTTGTGGTAAAACCTCTTTGCTGCGCATTGTAGCAGGTTTTGAACGCCCCACCCAAGGAAAGATTCTTTTAGATGGGCAAGATATTACCCATATTCCTCCTCATCAACGTCCTGTTAATACTGTCTTTCAAAATTATGCGCTTTTTCCTCATCTTAATATTTGGGAAAATATTGCTTTTGGCCTACGCGTCGCTAAAAGGCCTCAAAAGGAAATCGATTTTGAAGTAGACCGCATGCTGCATTTGATTCAGCTTAAAGAATCAGCCTATAAAATGCCTGATCAGATTAGTGGAGGGCAAAAGCAACGGGTAGCTATAGCAAGAGCTTTAATAAATAAACCACGCGTCTTATTACTAGACGAACCTCTGGCAGCATTAGATCTTAAATTGCGTCAAAAAATGCTTCTAGAATTAGATTTGATTCATGATGAGGTAGGTATTACCTTTTTATTTATTACCCATGATCAGACTGAAGCGATGGCAGTGAGCGATCGTATTGCTGTTTTGCGCCAAGGGAGCCTTGAGCAAATAGGAACTCCTATTGAACTCTATGAAGCTCCTAAGAGCAGCTTTGTGGCAGCTTTTATTGGCGATACTAATTTTTTGGACGGCCATGTGGCTGAAAAAGTTTCTCAAGACTACAGCCTTTTAACGTTAGATAATTTTCCCAATGTTCTTTGCTTTAATGACAAACAGCTTAATGTGGGAGACCTGGTCCATCTGAGTGTGCGGCCAGAGAAAATGCATATTTCCCGCGAACAGCCGCCTCATCATCCTCGTCACAATCAGGTACCAGGCGTAGTTGAAGACGTCGTATATAAGGGGGCACATACAAACTTTTGGGTAAGAGTTGAAGGTCATCGCATTGCTGTTACTCAGCAACACCGCCGCTTTTTACTTGATGAGCATCCTATTCGTTGGAATGATAAAGTGTGGATATGGTGGCATGCCGATGATGGCTTTATTTTAGAGAGATACAATCCCCAAGTTTCCATTGAAAAGCAGGGCGAATAAGATGAAGAAGGCTAAGCTAGAAGAGCTTGCTCTAACTATGCCCTCTTTTATATGGCTCATTATTTTCTTTTTTATTCCTACGCTTGTTATCTTTACTTTTGCCTTTAAGCCTAGTGATCCTTTTGGAGGCATAGGACAGGGATGGACCTTAGAGAATATTTATACTTTGTTGGACGCTAGCTACTTATTGTTAATATGGCGAACCGTTTGGTTGAGTGTGCTAACTACAGTTTTTTGCCTTGCTTGTGCACTTCCGGTTGGCTATCAGCTTGCTCGTGCTTCTACAAGAACACGCCAGCTTATTTTGTTGCTAATCATTGTTCCTTTTTGGAGCAGTTTTCTCGTACGTATTTTTGCCTGGAAAGCTTTATTACATCCTGAAGGCTTTTTTAAAAATTTTTTAGTGCAATTACATCTGGCAGATCCTTCCATATCTCTTCTCTATAATTCCGGGGCGGTTCTGTTAGTGATGGTCTATACCTATCTGCCGTTTGCTGTTCTACCCATCTATGCTTCAGCTTCAAAATTTAATTTTCAATTGTTGGAAGCTGCAGCAGATTTAGGTTCTACGAGGCTTTATGCTTTTGTAAAGGTTTTTCTGCCCTCTATTCGGAAAGGCCTGGGAACAGCTACCTTAATGGTATTCATTCCTGCTATTGGTGCTTATGTGATTCCTGATCTTGTAGGAGGGACGCAAAGTGAAATGATAGGCAATAAAATAGCTCAACGTACTTTTATTGATCGCAACTTGCCTTTAGCAAGTGGCTTATCGGCGTTACTCTCTATAATTATCCTACTGCCCATGAGTATTTTTACCCTTATACAAAGTAAAGCGAAGAAATTAAGCTTTGAAGGGCGGGCAAAAGAATGAAAAAAAGTCGGTTCCCTTTTATCATCACTATTATCGTTTTGATTTTTCTTTATCTTCCCATTATCGTGCTTTTTATTAATTCTTTTAATGATTCGCGTTTTGGTGGAGAATGGGCGGGATTTACCTGGAAATGGTATGAACGCCTTTTACGCGAGCGAGCCTTGTGGCAATCTTTTCGCAATTCATTGATTGTAGCCTTAAGCGCTACTTTTGCCTCTTCCATCTTAGGGACTACAGCAGCTTTAGCCCTTTATCGCTATAAAACGCGTTTTCAAAAAGCCCACTACGGTTTAGTCTATGTGCCTTTAGTGATCCCAGATATTTTGACCGGCATGAGCTTGCTATTATTGTTTATGGCTTTAAATATTAAATTAGGCTTGTTTACGGTATTTATCACGCATACAACCTTTTGCCTTAGTTATGTGACGATGGTGATATTAGCTCGCCTGCAAAATTTTGATTTTTCCATTATTGAAGCCGCTCAAGATCTAGGTGCTAGCAATTGGACGGTATTGCGCAAAGTTCTTATTCCTTTGCTTGCTCCA
It contains:
- a CDS encoding ABC transporter ATP-binding protein, with product MTDSLEFIGISKEFGNVKALQDVTFSIKKGEFFSLLGPSGCGKTSLLRIVAGFERPTQGKILLDGQDITHIPPHQRPVNTVFQNYALFPHLNIWENIAFGLRVAKRPQKEIDFEVDRMLHLIQLKESAYKMPDQISGGQKQRVAIARALINKPRVLLLDEPLAALDLKLRQKMLLELDLIHDEVGITFLFITHDQTEAMAVSDRIAVLRQGSLEQIGTPIELYEAPKSSFVAAFIGDTNFLDGHVAEKVSQDYSLLTLDNFPNVLCFNDKQLNVGDLVHLSVRPEKMHISREQPPHHPRHNQVPGVVEDVVYKGAHTNFWVRVEGHRIAVTQQHRRFLLDEHPIRWNDKVWIWWHADDGFILERYNPQVSIEKQGE
- a CDS encoding ABC transporter permease → MKKAKLEELALTMPSFIWLIIFFFIPTLVIFTFAFKPSDPFGGIGQGWTLENIYTLLDASYLLLIWRTVWLSVLTTVFCLACALPVGYQLARASTRTRQLILLLIIVPFWSSFLVRIFAWKALLHPEGFFKNFLVQLHLADPSISLLYNSGAVLLVMVYTYLPFAVLPIYASASKFNFQLLEAAADLGSTRLYAFVKVFLPSIRKGLGTATLMVFIPAIGAYVIPDLVGGTQSEMIGNKIAQRTFIDRNLPLASGLSALLSIIILLPMSIFTLIQSKAKKLSFEGRAKE
- a CDS encoding ABC transporter permease, with amino-acid sequence MKKSRFPFIITIIVLIFLYLPIIVLFINSFNDSRFGGEWAGFTWKWYERLLRERALWQSFRNSLIVALSATFASSILGTTAALALYRYKTRFQKAHYGLVYVPLVIPDILTGMSLLLLFMALNIKLGLFTVFITHTTFCLSYVTMVILARLQNFDFSIIEAAQDLGASNWTVLRKVLIPLLAPGIAAGAMLAFTLSIDDFVITFFVVGQGTTTLPIYIYSMIKYGSTPVINALSVILLIFTFIIIWLTQHLSEE
- the aroE gene encoding shikimate dehydrogenase — its product is MICVVILGPTMEEARLQIQQASSYADLIELRLDYFIHRELTTLKSLLKEFPLPMIFTLRSKLQGGHYPYDEKTRLQEIKCLAACKPAYLDIEADVPQAFIKQISHDQPGIKLIISRHYFKDTSINLKDGLNKLPPIKNGIYKIARYSFSTVNTLKQMQEAKNQQDIISISMGEAGEISRILAPVVGSQITYASLDEKCKVAPGQLPAQQLREVYGYKALNPHTALYGLIGDPVAASISHLTHNALMHALNLNAVYVKMRVKPQELKVCLNLMKNLGFQGLSVTMPLKREIIDFLDQVDEEALAIGAVNTLLLKNGQWIGYNTDGKGALESIETWGTVKNKKIILLGAGGAARAIAFEAQRKGAALIILNRTIQKAEQLADDFGGQAGSLEMMQAYFQAGYDILINCTSHAFSMASSHLKKEALVMDITSNPKDTDFLKNALKKGCRIVYGYQMFIKQALKQFKLWFPEKIDEKVALEILEKKALEALLVN